Proteins from a genomic interval of Chloroflexi bacterium ADurb.Bin180:
- the yflN gene encoding putative metallo-hydrolase YflN, giving the protein MLEERQYGPVVAFRSARTFFGRGYYYTAAYYVDTLLIDSGCAYSAAELAARLKPARPVSQIVNTHCHEDHIGANGLLQSRFGCRIAAHPLALPVLENPRLQPLQPYRRFFWGWPLPSHGQFVDEWVQTEHHCFRVIPTPGHSPDHIALFEPEQGWLFSGDAYIGGRDRAARPDYDVVAMIRSLRTLASLEIAALFPGSGTVRQNRPADELARKAAQLEELGESIKILHAQGQSPAKIRDRLLGREGSLFYMTLGHFSGVHLVELFLKPSMEEDGEGGDAGLAALAGRPLR; this is encoded by the coding sequence ATGCTGGAGGAGCGGCAGTACGGTCCAGTAGTTGCCTTCCGGTCGGCTCGCACTTTCTTTGGGCGAGGCTACTACTATACTGCTGCCTACTATGTAGATACACTCCTCATTGACTCTGGCTGTGCCTACAGCGCGGCAGAGTTGGCGGCCAGGCTAAAGCCGGCCCGGCCAGTGTCGCAGATTGTGAATACCCACTGCCACGAAGATCACATCGGGGCGAACGGGCTGCTCCAGTCAAGATTCGGCTGTCGGATTGCCGCCCATCCGCTGGCTCTGCCGGTTCTTGAGAATCCGAGATTGCAGCCATTGCAGCCCTATCGTCGGTTCTTCTGGGGCTGGCCCCTGCCCTCTCACGGGCAGTTTGTGGACGAGTGGGTGCAGACGGAGCACCACTGCTTTCGGGTGATCCCGACCCCGGGCCACAGCCCTGATCACATTGCCCTCTTTGAGCCGGAGCAGGGCTGGCTCTTCAGCGGTGATGCCTACATCGGCGGCCGCGACCGCGCAGCCAGGCCGGACTATGATGTCGTGGCCATGATTCGTTCGCTGCGGACGTTAGCCTCTCTGGAGATCGCTGCACTCTTTCCTGGCAGCGGCACGGTGCGCCAGAATCGCCCGGCGGATGAACTGGCGCGCAAGGCCGCTCAACTGGAAGAGCTCGGCGAGAGCATCAAGATCCTTCATGCCCAGGGCCAGAGCCCCGCAAAGATACGCGACCGCCTGCTGGGTCGAGAGGGGAGTCTGTTCTATATGACTCTGGGCCATTTCAGCGGCGTGCATCTGGTGGAGCTGTTCTTGAAACCGTCGATGGAAGAGGATGGCGAAGGTGGGGATGCAGGACTCGCTGCGCTGGCTGGAAGACCCCTACGCTGA
- the fldI gene encoding R-phenyllactate dehydratase activator, which yields MTKRAYLGIDIGSLTVKVILIDEQGRVIGRALAVAGYGGQQAAKDLVAAVLSDAGLARSAVAGSVVTGYGRVTFGEADREVSEISCHARGASFLIPTTRTVIDVGGQDSKVIRIDQRGRVVDFAMNDKCAAGTGRFLEVMANALGLAVEELGRVALVSAHPLTISNTCTVFAESEAVSHLARGAAREDVASGLIQAVSSRVLGLAARVGLRPQVVFTGGVALNEGMLTELRRQSGLEILVPPDPQMVGARGAALFARQFSAGGS from the coding sequence ATGACCAAGCGCGCCTATCTTGGAATTGACATTGGCTCCCTGACGGTCAAGGTCATCCTCATCGACGAGCAGGGCAGGGTGATCGGCCGTGCCCTGGCGGTGGCGGGCTACGGTGGTCAGCAGGCGGCGAAAGACCTCGTGGCCGCGGTACTGTCAGACGCAGGCCTGGCGCGTTCTGCCGTGGCTGGCTCGGTGGTGACCGGTTACGGCCGCGTGACCTTCGGCGAAGCAGACCGCGAGGTGTCGGAGATCTCGTGCCATGCCAGGGGGGCAAGCTTCCTGATCCCGACGACGCGCACGGTGATCGATGTTGGGGGCCAGGACAGCAAGGTCATCCGCATCGACCAGAGGGGTCGAGTGGTTGACTTTGCCATGAACGACAAGTGCGCCGCAGGAACGGGCCGTTTCCTGGAAGTGATGGCCAACGCGCTGGGTCTGGCAGTCGAGGAACTTGGGCGAGTGGCCCTTGTCAGCGCACATCCGTTGACCATCAGCAACACCTGCACCGTGTTCGCCGAGTCCGAAGCAGTGTCGCACCTTGCGCGCGGTGCCGCGCGAGAGGACGTGGCCAGCGGCCTCATTCAGGCCGTGTCGAGCCGAGTGCTGGGGCTCGCCGCCCGGGTGGGCCTGCGGCCGCAGGTGGTCTTCACCGGCGGGGTCGCGCTGAACGAGGGCATGCTGACAGAGCTGCGCCGACAATCCGGGCTGGAGATCCTGGTTCCACCGGATCCCCAGATGGTTGGCGCCCGCGGAGCCGCGCTCTTTGCGCGGCAGTTCTCGGCGGGAGGAAGCTGA
- a CDS encoding Carboxymuconolactone decarboxylase family protein, with protein sequence MPQRTVDEFQKERAKLNELVMQHADLTIQRFFSLDTQAYREGALGRATKELLGLVASLVLRCDDCIQYHVIRCFEEGVTTPQVTEALGVGLVVGGSIVIPHLRRAFACWEELLSRPRVETATDDKR encoded by the coding sequence ATGCCTCAACGGACCGTCGATGAGTTCCAGAAGGAGCGAGCCAAGCTGAATGAGCTCGTGATGCAGCATGCCGATCTCACCATCCAGCGCTTCTTCAGCCTCGATACGCAGGCCTATCGTGAGGGGGCGCTGGGCCGGGCCACCAAAGAGCTGCTGGGACTGGTGGCGTCTCTGGTCCTAAGGTGTGACGACTGCATCCAATACCATGTCATTCGCTGCTTCGAGGAGGGCGTGACCACTCCTCAGGTAACCGAAGCGCTCGGCGTGGGGTTGGTGGTGGGCGGCTCTATCGTCATCCCTCACCTCCGGCGAGCCTTTGCCTGTTGGGAAGAGCTGCTCTCGCGCCCTCGCGTGGAGACTGCCACGGACGACAAGCGCTGA
- the ybgC gene encoding Acyl-CoA thioester hydrolase YbgC, with protein sequence MKPATVIESTLRVRYAETDAEGVVYYANYLIYMEVARVNYLRALGVDRGIWGVHGLGLVIAEALCRYHAPAHFDEELVIRAWLESTRRSSSVMHYEVVHKESGRLLADGHTVQVFVDLKTMKPAPIPAEVLEKLRAAVGGRQAE encoded by the coding sequence ATGAAGCCAGCCACGGTCATCGAATCCACCCTACGAGTCAGGTATGCAGAAACCGATGCCGAAGGCGTGGTCTACTACGCCAACTACCTGATCTACATGGAGGTAGCCAGAGTCAACTACTTGCGCGCTCTGGGGGTTGATCGTGGAATCTGGGGGGTGCACGGCCTGGGCCTGGTGATTGCCGAGGCGCTGTGCCGCTATCACGCCCCGGCACACTTTGACGAAGAGCTGGTCATTCGGGCCTGGCTGGAGTCAACCAGACGTTCGAGCTCGGTCATGCATTACGAGGTGGTACACAAGGAGTCGGGGCGCTTGCTGGCTGACGGACACACCGTGCAAGTCTTTGTTGACCTGAAGACGATGAAACCGGCACCTATACCCGCAGAGGTGCTGGAAAAGCTGCGGGCGGCGGTGGGGGGCAGGCAAGCAGAATAG
- the acrA_2 gene encoding Acryloyl-CoA reductase electron transfer subunit beta, which yields MELKVDLDKCTGCGTCTFACPFGAIEIKDGKAHIYESCTDCGACVEQCPEGALFIGVRVAGSVRVQDYRNVWVFAEQREGVLTKVAHQLMGKARQLADTLGAQAAAVLLGDGVEPLAKDLIADGADIVYLAENPLLKHYRTDAYAKVLSDLIQEKKPEVVLFGATTVGRDLAPRISQRIYTGLTADCTGLDVDESERLLLQTRPAFGGNIMATIVCPHHRPQMSTVRPGVMTVPVPDKNRQGTVEKVQVALGEDDLNVKILEVVREARRRADLEAAKIIVSGGRGLGGPEGFKMIEQLAEALGGEVGSSRAAVDAGWIDHDYQVGQTGKTVRPELYVACGISGAIQHQAGMKESKFIVAINKDPGAPIFQIADIGVVGDLYKVIPELVKQLKAAGAGSKI from the coding sequence ATGGAACTCAAAGTAGATCTCGACAAGTGCACCGGGTGCGGTACCTGCACCTTCGCCTGCCCATTCGGAGCGATTGAGATCAAAGACGGCAAGGCGCATATCTATGAGAGCTGCACCGACTGCGGTGCCTGCGTCGAGCAGTGTCCTGAAGGCGCCCTGTTCATCGGCGTCAGGGTCGCGGGTTCGGTACGCGTGCAAGACTATCGCAATGTCTGGGTGTTCGCGGAGCAACGCGAAGGCGTTCTGACCAAGGTTGCTCATCAGCTCATGGGCAAAGCCCGTCAGCTCGCTGACACCCTTGGCGCGCAGGCAGCAGCGGTGCTGCTAGGCGACGGCGTGGAGCCGCTGGCCAAGGACCTCATCGCCGATGGGGCAGACATTGTCTATCTGGCCGAGAATCCACTGCTAAAACACTACCGCACCGACGCCTACGCCAAGGTGCTCAGCGATCTGATCCAGGAAAAGAAGCCAGAGGTCGTGCTCTTTGGGGCAACGACGGTTGGCCGCGACCTGGCGCCGCGGATCTCCCAGCGCATCTACACCGGGTTGACGGCTGACTGCACGGGACTGGACGTGGACGAAAGCGAGCGATTGCTGTTGCAGACCCGACCTGCCTTTGGCGGTAACATTATGGCTACGATCGTCTGCCCTCACCATCGACCCCAGATGTCGACGGTGCGCCCTGGTGTGATGACGGTTCCTGTGCCGGACAAAAACCGCCAGGGAACGGTGGAGAAGGTGCAGGTCGCTCTCGGCGAGGATGACCTCAACGTCAAGATCCTTGAGGTCGTGCGCGAGGCTCGCCGGCGGGCAGACCTGGAGGCGGCCAAGATTATCGTCTCTGGTGGTCGCGGTCTGGGAGGCCCCGAAGGATTCAAGATGATCGAGCAGTTGGCCGAGGCGCTGGGCGGCGAAGTGGGCTCGTCGCGCGCGGCAGTCGATGCCGGGTGGATTGACCACGACTATCAGGTAGGCCAGACAGGCAAGACCGTGCGTCCGGAACTGTATGTGGCGTGCGGCATATCCGGCGCCATTCAGCACCAGGCCGGGATGAAGGAAAGCAAGTTCATTGTCGCCATCAACAAAGACCCCGGAGCACCCATCTTTCAGATCGCGGACATCGGCGTGGTGGGTGACCTGTACAAGGTGATCCCGGAACTCGTCAAGCAGCTCAAAGCGGCCGGTGCGGGGAGCAAGATCTAG
- the lcfB_2 gene encoding Long-chain-fatty-acid--CoA ligase, with translation MEKPWLKSYEPQVPPTLIYPHRPLQDNLAESARKYPDAPATIFQNAKLSYAELNALVDRFSAALQELGVKKGDRVAVYMANCPQFIIAYYGALRVGAIVVAFNPLYAAPEVEHQLVDSGAETMVCMSRFYPNVKSVRARTSLKNVIVTNIKEYFPPVLKVLFTLLKEKHGGDRQDISGDANTYWFQELLARAPAEPRAVVVQPEDTAVLLYTGGTTGVPKGAELSHASMMSNAVMCRHWLHDSQEAKEIVLTTLPLYHSYGMTTCMNFGIYAAAAMLLIPNPRDYVDIMKNINKHHPTLFPGVPTMYVAFNSFPDIGKYNVKSIRACLSGAAGLPKEVQTRFQQLTGARLVEGYGLSEASPVTHANPVYGKNKIGTIGVPWPDTEARIVDIDTGLQDMPMGEKGELVVRGPQVMKGYWRMPEETAIALRDGWLYTGDIAVMDDEGYFTIVDRKKDMIIAGGFNIYPREVEEALYRHPKIKEAVVAGIPDPYRGETVKAYVILKDGETATEEEIIEFCKTQVAKYKVPTAVEFRTELPKTIVGKILRRILVDEEKKKQAAQAK, from the coding sequence ATGGAAAAGCCGTGGTTGAAAAGCTATGAGCCTCAGGTTCCACCTACGCTGATCTATCCGCACCGACCTCTTCAGGATAATCTCGCCGAGTCCGCGCGCAAGTACCCCGACGCGCCGGCCACCATCTTCCAGAACGCCAAACTCAGCTACGCCGAACTGAATGCGCTGGTCGATCGGTTCTCGGCGGCCCTCCAGGAGCTCGGGGTCAAGAAGGGCGACCGGGTCGCCGTCTACATGGCCAACTGCCCGCAGTTCATCATCGCCTACTACGGGGCACTGAGAGTGGGGGCGATCGTGGTCGCGTTTAATCCCCTCTATGCGGCCCCCGAGGTGGAGCACCAATTGGTTGACTCAGGTGCAGAGACCATGGTCTGTATGTCGCGCTTTTACCCCAACGTCAAGAGCGTGCGCGCCAGAACCTCCCTCAAGAACGTCATTGTCACCAACATCAAAGAGTACTTTCCTCCCGTGCTGAAGGTACTTTTCACGCTGTTGAAAGAAAAGCACGGCGGGGACAGGCAGGACATCTCGGGCGACGCCAACACCTACTGGTTCCAGGAGCTGCTGGCCAGGGCCCCTGCCGAGCCCAGAGCGGTGGTGGTGCAGCCGGAGGACACGGCGGTATTGCTGTACACAGGCGGGACAACGGGGGTGCCCAAAGGCGCCGAGCTTTCCCATGCCAGCATGATGTCCAATGCGGTGATGTGCCGTCACTGGTTGCACGACTCCCAGGAAGCGAAAGAGATAGTGCTGACGACCTTGCCGCTATACCACAGCTACGGCATGACCACCTGCATGAACTTTGGCATCTATGCGGCGGCCGCCATGCTGCTGATTCCCAACCCTCGCGACTATGTCGACATTATGAAGAACATCAACAAGCACCACCCGACCTTGTTTCCCGGTGTGCCAACGATGTACGTGGCCTTTAACAGCTTTCCCGACATTGGCAAGTACAATGTCAAGTCAATTCGTGCTTGCCTGAGCGGGGCGGCTGGGTTGCCCAAGGAAGTGCAGACGCGATTCCAGCAGCTCACTGGCGCCAGGCTAGTGGAAGGGTATGGGTTGAGCGAGGCCTCGCCGGTGACCCATGCCAATCCGGTCTATGGCAAGAACAAGATCGGCACGATTGGCGTGCCGTGGCCGGACACGGAAGCCAGAATCGTTGACATTGACACTGGTCTGCAGGACATGCCGATGGGCGAGAAGGGCGAACTGGTCGTTCGTGGACCGCAGGTGATGAAAGGCTACTGGCGCATGCCCGAGGAGACGGCCATCGCCCTGCGCGATGGCTGGCTCTACACCGGCGACATCGCCGTAATGGACGACGAGGGCTACTTTACGATTGTGGACCGCAAGAAGGATATGATCATTGCCGGCGGTTTCAATATATACCCGCGCGAGGTGGAGGAGGCCCTCTACAGGCATCCCAAGATCAAGGAGGCCGTTGTCGCGGGGATCCCAGATCCTTACCGCGGTGAGACGGTCAAAGCATATGTGATTCTGAAGGATGGCGAGACGGCCACCGAAGAGGAGATCATCGAGTTCTGCAAGACCCAGGTCGCCAAGTACAAGGTGCCGACCGCAGTCGAGTTTCGCACCGAGCTGCCCAAGACAATCGTTGGCAAGATCTTGCGCCGCATTCTCGTTGACGAAGAGAAGAAGAAACAGGCCGCTCAGGCCAAGTGA
- the fldC gene encoding R-phenyllactate dehydratase beta subunit, translating to MAKVGMQDSLRWLEDPYADWPQRFPGRKAIGYFCSYVPLEILHAAGLTPVRILQLGSTVAAAHAHFPAFSCAMARTALERLVSSQLGFLNAVVFAHTCDTMQCLADAWRMVDSSQRVLHFSLPTTLDAAGSEEYVRTAHHQLLGELELLSGVRFSEEALLASIALYEERRRLLAELYRARDSLGAGELWRITVAGLLMPVEEHLTLLGRAISSLSDAPARFGTGPRLAVAGTALHDGSLLELIEELGGQVVADNLCTGERAFQGQVDLQHHSDALAALTARALERPICPAKHKVGQEAEARILELVRSSRADGVVFVQPKYCDPCAFDYVPQRKALEEAGIPHVVVETETGACGAQARTRLQALLEMLS from the coding sequence ATGGCGAAGGTGGGGATGCAGGACTCGCTGCGCTGGCTGGAAGACCCCTACGCTGACTGGCCGCAGCGGTTCCCCGGACGCAAGGCCATTGGCTATTTCTGCAGCTATGTGCCGCTGGAGATCCTGCATGCTGCGGGTCTGACGCCAGTGAGAATCCTGCAGCTTGGCAGCACGGTTGCGGCGGCCCATGCTCACTTTCCTGCTTTCTCCTGTGCCATGGCACGAACGGCGCTCGAACGCCTGGTCAGCAGCCAGTTGGGTTTTCTGAACGCGGTGGTCTTTGCCCACACCTGCGACACGATGCAGTGTCTTGCTGACGCCTGGAGGATGGTGGACTCGAGCCAGAGAGTGCTCCACTTTTCACTGCCCACGACACTCGACGCGGCCGGGTCAGAGGAGTACGTGCGGACTGCCCACCACCAGCTCCTGGGAGAGCTGGAGCTGCTGAGCGGCGTAAGGTTTTCGGAGGAAGCGCTCTTGGCAAGCATTGCTCTCTACGAGGAGCGGCGGCGCTTGCTGGCCGAGTTGTACCGGGCCAGGGACTCCCTGGGCGCCGGTGAGCTGTGGCGGATTACGGTCGCGGGCCTGCTCATGCCAGTCGAGGAACACCTTACGTTGCTGGGGAGGGCCATCTCTAGCCTCTCAGACGCGCCTGCGCGTTTCGGCACGGGCCCCCGGCTGGCTGTGGCTGGGACTGCTCTCCACGATGGCTCGCTGCTGGAACTGATCGAGGAGCTGGGAGGCCAGGTGGTGGCCGACAACCTGTGCACGGGAGAACGTGCCTTCCAGGGTCAGGTGGACCTGCAACACCATTCCGATGCACTGGCCGCCCTCACAGCGCGCGCCCTGGAAAGGCCCATTTGCCCGGCCAAACACAAAGTGGGGCAGGAGGCCGAGGCGCGCATCCTGGAGCTGGTGCGGTCGAGCCGGGCTGATGGTGTGGTCTTTGTGCAGCCCAAGTACTGTGACCCGTGCGCCTTTGATTATGTGCCTCAGCGGAAGGCCCTGGAGGAGGCCGGGATTCCGCACGTTGTGGTGGAAACCGAGACCGGGGCTTGCGGTGCCCAGGCGCGAACGCGTCTGCAGGCCTTGCTCGAGATGCTGTCCTAG
- the lysN gene encoding 2-aminoadipate transaminase has protein sequence MSHYNTNGWGEFMTEGREGATQNLSGWDGQFTTNWEKSLAKRTERMTSSMIRETLKMMATPGMISFGGGNPAPELFPLREFQEACRYVLEHDGPSSLQYSVTEGFPPLRQFLVEKMRKYGVPAEQENILIVNGSQQALDLVGKVFLNPGDAVLTDRPTYLGAIQAWSAYEARFATVPLDDDGTRIDHVEEILRREPVKFIYCLPNFHNPAGVTLSLERRKQLVELAARHGVFIVEDDPYGELRFEGEDLTPLVVMHKENTIYLSTFSKTLAPGIRIGWIVAPAKVLGRIVQAKQGADLHTSSFVQMIANDICQRGFLRQHVRRIRDTYRERCGVMLAAMDKYFPEGVRWTRPKGGLFLWVILPEGMDSIKLLKAAIEEKVAFIPGPAFYPDGKGQHTFRMTFATASPEMIEEGIRRLGKVIKSQMKP, from the coding sequence ATGAGTCACTACAATACGAATGGATGGGGGGAGTTCATGACAGAAGGTCGAGAGGGAGCCACGCAGAACCTGAGTGGCTGGGATGGCCAGTTTACGACCAACTGGGAAAAGTCGCTGGCCAAGCGCACGGAGCGCATGACCAGTTCGATGATCCGCGAAACACTAAAGATGATGGCTACGCCGGGAATGATCTCCTTCGGGGGAGGCAATCCGGCGCCGGAACTGTTCCCGCTGCGCGAGTTTCAGGAAGCATGCCGCTATGTGCTGGAGCACGACGGCCCCAGCTCTCTGCAATACAGCGTCACCGAGGGATTCCCGCCGTTGCGCCAATTTCTGGTGGAAAAGATGCGCAAATACGGGGTCCCGGCGGAGCAGGAGAACATTCTCATTGTCAACGGTTCACAGCAGGCGTTGGACCTGGTCGGCAAGGTCTTTCTCAACCCCGGCGACGCAGTGCTGACCGATAGGCCAACCTATCTGGGTGCCATCCAGGCGTGGTCGGCCTATGAAGCACGGTTTGCCACCGTACCACTCGATGATGACGGCACCCGAATTGACCACGTCGAAGAAATCCTGCGCCGCGAGCCGGTCAAGTTTATCTACTGCCTGCCCAATTTTCACAACCCGGCGGGAGTCACCCTCTCGCTGGAGAGGAGAAAACAACTGGTGGAGCTGGCGGCCCGCCACGGAGTATTCATCGTCGAGGACGATCCCTATGGCGAACTCCGGTTCGAGGGGGAGGACCTCACGCCGCTCGTAGTGATGCACAAGGAGAACACCATCTATCTGTCGACGTTCTCCAAGACGCTGGCGCCCGGAATACGAATCGGGTGGATCGTCGCTCCGGCCAAAGTGCTCGGCAGGATCGTTCAGGCCAAACAGGGCGCTGACCTGCACACCAGCAGCTTTGTGCAGATGATCGCCAATGACATCTGTCAGAGAGGATTCCTGCGGCAGCATGTGCGACGCATCCGTGATACCTATCGTGAGCGCTGCGGGGTGATGCTGGCCGCGATGGACAAGTACTTCCCTGAGGGTGTGCGTTGGACAAGGCCCAAGGGAGGGCTTTTCCTGTGGGTAATCTTGCCCGAGGGTATGGATTCGATCAAGCTGCTCAAGGCGGCCATCGAAGAGAAGGTCGCCTTCATCCCCGGGCCGGCTTTCTACCCCGATGGCAAGGGCCAGCATACCTTCCGTATGACCTTTGCGACGGCCAGCCCGGAGATGATCGAGGAGGGTATTCGGCGGCTGGGAAAGGTCATCAAGAGCCAAATGAAGCCGTAA
- the fldB gene encoding R-phenyllactate dehydratase subunit alpha precursor gives MQWHYASIRLPRLGRPLAWVTSGAPVELLRAAGVVAVYPENYGALCGAQHQAVALCQKAESEGYSPDLCSYARTSLGSVIAPESAPLGGLPRPDLLIACNNICSTVVKWYETLSDRFQVPLFVLDLPFIHDRLTPAMTAYAVTQLRDLVTFLERECRRKVSSAKLGEAVRQANETVRLWTEIHELCQAHPSPLNVPDLFVNMAPIVVLRGTASATRFYRHLRDEVAERVREGVGAVAEERYRLLWDNIAIWHHLYRLFNYFAEQGACFVVDTYTTAWSAEIPRGDLLESLAEAYAGVYLNRSLEFRARRMTDMIQAYDVSGFVMHGNRSCKPYSLGQVETRRLVTEMTGAPGLLIEADMCDSRAFAPEPIRTRIQAFIETLESSGREMRGEAQGERR, from the coding sequence ATGCAATGGCACTATGCCAGCATCCGTCTGCCGCGGCTGGGACGGCCCCTGGCCTGGGTGACGAGCGGGGCTCCGGTGGAGCTCCTGAGGGCTGCCGGGGTGGTAGCAGTCTACCCTGAGAACTATGGGGCGTTGTGCGGCGCGCAGCACCAGGCGGTGGCTCTGTGTCAGAAGGCCGAGTCAGAAGGGTACTCGCCTGACCTGTGCTCGTACGCTCGGACCAGCCTGGGTTCTGTGATCGCGCCCGAGTCAGCTCCCCTGGGAGGACTGCCGCGGCCAGACCTGCTGATTGCCTGCAACAACATCTGTTCTACGGTGGTCAAGTGGTACGAGACGCTGTCCGACCGGTTCCAGGTGCCTCTCTTTGTGCTCGACCTGCCGTTCATTCATGACCGGCTCACGCCGGCGATGACAGCCTATGCCGTGACGCAGTTGCGAGACCTGGTGACCTTCCTGGAGCGAGAATGTCGCCGCAAAGTGTCTTCGGCAAAGCTGGGCGAAGCGGTGCGGCAAGCGAACGAGACAGTCCGCCTATGGACAGAGATACACGAGCTGTGCCAGGCGCATCCTTCACCGCTCAACGTTCCTGACCTGTTCGTGAACATGGCCCCGATTGTCGTCTTGCGCGGCACGGCCAGCGCCACCCGCTTCTATCGCCATCTGCGCGATGAGGTCGCTGAGCGGGTCCGAGAGGGCGTGGGAGCGGTCGCCGAAGAGCGCTACCGCCTGCTGTGGGACAATATCGCCATCTGGCATCACCTCTACCGCCTGTTCAACTACTTTGCCGAGCAAGGCGCCTGCTTTGTGGTTGATACCTACACTACCGCCTGGTCCGCGGAGATTCCCCGGGGCGACCTGCTGGAGAGTCTGGCCGAGGCCTATGCCGGAGTGTATCTCAATCGGAGCCTGGAGTTCCGTGCACGGCGCATGACCGACATGATCCAGGCCTATGATGTGTCTGGCTTTGTGATGCACGGCAACCGGAGCTGCAAACCCTACTCGCTGGGGCAGGTCGAGACGCGGCGGCTGGTCACAGAAATGACGGGAGCTCCTGGTCTCCTGATCGAGGCTGATATGTGTGATTCCAGAGCCTTTGCGCCCGAGCCAATCCGCACACGCATTCAGGCGTTCATAGAGACCCTTGAGAGCTCTGGCCGCGAGATGAGGGGAGAGGCACAGGGGGAGCGGCGATGA